The Chelatococcus sp. HY11 genome includes a window with the following:
- a CDS encoding cell cycle histidine kinase CckA has protein sequence MSDTSVNRSIDRSDRPGHAGFVLLLAVVLIGAVVALSFVASDAAQPLIVGFLAILAMVGVFSLFGLAIGFVQLTGRGARNDLTKHLVDTAPEGIIVVGPDSRVTYANEAYLMLSGTAKGGDVRIVERLFSGSAEVSEAIYRLAQAARESRAATEEIRLQPGLTGNDAGWYRVRVRPLPRPGSRAATVWSVVDVTRDRERQENVFQELQHAIDYLDHAPAGFLSVDAAGDIVYMNATLATWLEHDLAQVGSGGLKLGDVAPANAAALITAVKGAPGDVHTEILDVDLRRRGGKSLPVRLFHRVAIGADGAIGPSRTLVLNRSPGEDVAEGLRAAEVRFARFFNNTPVAIATVSRHGAITGSNGSFARLFGSALARSEGGGERSLFEMVVERDREALGNALSAAAAGRDEIAPIEATVDGEGGRSARLYITGVEDTEGDGAGEVAIIYALETTEQRVLEAQFAQAQKMQAVGQLAGGVAHDFNNVLQAIIGYSDLLLANHRPTDPSFQDIMQIKQNANRAASLVRQLLAFSRRQTLRPQVIQLGDSLSDLSLLLKRLLGEHVTLDLHHGRDLWLVKADVNQFEQVVVNLAVNARDAMTDGGTLTIRTANVSAADSEKLGEKSMPVADYVLIEVADTGTGIPADVIDKIFEPFFTTKEIGKGTGLGLSTVYGIVKQTGGYIFCHSEPGVGTTFSIFLPRHQPVVVEEPVKIQPGKAQMPDLTGRGTILLVEDEEAVRAFAARALATRGYTVLEAASGREALAVIDERAAPIDLVVSDVVMPEMDGPTLLGELRGRQSDLKVIFVSGYAEDAFKKHLPEGEDFTFLPKPFSLKQLIEAVKGAMVGR, from the coding sequence ATGAGCGATACGAGCGTGAACAGGTCGATCGACCGATCTGATCGCCCGGGCCATGCCGGCTTCGTCCTCCTGCTCGCTGTCGTCCTGATTGGCGCGGTAGTCGCCTTGAGCTTCGTCGCCAGTGACGCGGCGCAGCCGCTCATCGTGGGCTTCCTCGCGATTCTCGCCATGGTCGGCGTGTTCAGCCTGTTCGGCCTCGCCATCGGCTTCGTGCAGCTCACCGGTCGGGGCGCACGCAACGACTTGACCAAGCACCTCGTCGACACCGCGCCCGAGGGGATCATCGTCGTTGGTCCCGACAGCCGCGTGACCTATGCGAACGAGGCTTACCTGATGCTGTCCGGCACCGCCAAGGGTGGGGATGTGCGCATCGTCGAGCGGCTCTTCTCGGGCAGCGCCGAGGTATCGGAGGCCATCTATCGCCTGGCCCAGGCGGCTCGCGAATCCCGCGCCGCCACGGAAGAAATCCGGCTCCAGCCCGGCCTGACGGGCAACGACGCGGGCTGGTACCGGGTACGCGTGCGCCCGCTGCCGCGCCCCGGCAGCCGCGCGGCGACGGTCTGGAGCGTCGTGGACGTGACCCGGGACCGCGAGCGCCAGGAGAACGTGTTCCAGGAGCTGCAGCACGCCATCGATTATCTCGACCATGCGCCGGCGGGCTTCCTCTCCGTCGATGCAGCGGGTGACATCGTTTATATGAATGCGACGCTCGCGACCTGGCTGGAGCATGATCTCGCGCAGGTCGGATCGGGCGGGCTGAAGCTGGGAGATGTCGCTCCGGCCAATGCGGCGGCGCTGATTACCGCCGTCAAGGGCGCGCCGGGCGACGTCCATACCGAGATCCTCGACGTCGATCTGCGGCGGCGGGGCGGGAAGTCCCTGCCGGTGCGGCTTTTCCATCGTGTCGCCATCGGCGCCGACGGCGCCATCGGACCATCGCGCACGCTCGTGCTCAACCGATCACCGGGTGAGGACGTCGCCGAGGGGCTGCGCGCCGCGGAGGTCCGTTTCGCGCGCTTCTTCAACAATACACCCGTCGCCATCGCCACCGTAAGCCGGCATGGCGCGATCACCGGCTCGAATGGCTCATTCGCGCGCCTGTTCGGCTCGGCGCTCGCCAGGAGCGAGGGGGGCGGGGAGCGCTCGCTGTTCGAGATGGTCGTGGAGCGCGATCGCGAAGCGCTCGGCAATGCGCTGTCCGCCGCCGCCGCCGGCCGCGACGAGATCGCGCCGATTGAGGCGACCGTCGATGGCGAAGGCGGGCGCTCGGCCCGGCTCTACATCACCGGGGTCGAGGATACGGAGGGGGATGGCGCCGGCGAAGTCGCCATCATCTACGCGCTGGAGACCACCGAGCAGCGGGTGCTGGAAGCCCAGTTCGCCCAGGCGCAGAAGATGCAGGCGGTGGGCCAGCTCGCCGGCGGCGTGGCGCATGATTTCAACAACGTGCTGCAGGCGATCATCGGTTATTCCGACCTCCTCCTCGCCAACCATCGCCCGACCGATCCCTCGTTCCAGGACATCATGCAGATTAAGCAGAACGCCAACCGGGCCGCGAGCCTGGTGCGGCAGCTGCTGGCCTTTTCCCGTCGCCAGACCTTGCGACCACAGGTGATCCAGCTTGGCGACAGTCTGTCGGATCTGTCGCTCCTCCTGAAACGGCTCCTCGGCGAGCATGTGACGCTCGATCTGCACCATGGTCGCGACCTCTGGCTGGTCAAGGCCGATGTCAACCAGTTCGAGCAGGTGGTGGTCAATCTTGCGGTCAATGCCCGCGACGCCATGACCGATGGCGGAACCCTCACCATCCGCACCGCGAACGTCTCGGCGGCCGACAGCGAAAAGCTCGGCGAAAAATCCATGCCCGTGGCGGATTACGTGCTGATCGAGGTGGCCGACACCGGCACGGGCATTCCGGCCGATGTGATCGACAAGATTTTCGAGCCGTTCTTCACCACCAAGGAGATCGGCAAGGGAACCGGGCTTGGGCTCTCGACGGTCTATGGCATCGTCAAGCAGACCGGGGGTTACATCTTCTGCCACAGCGAACCGGGCGTCGGCACGACATTCTCGATCTTCCTGCCGCGCCATCAGCCGGTTGTCGTGGAAGAGCCCGTCAAGATCCAGCCCGGCAAGGCGCAGATGCCGGACCTCACCGGGCGCGGCACGATCCTTCTGGTCGAGGACGAGGAGGCGGTGCGCGCTTTTGCGGCGCGCGCTCTCGCCACACGCGGCTATACTGTGCTGGAGGCCGCATCCGGTCGCGAGGCGCTGGCCGTCATCGACGAGCGCGCGGCGCCCATCGATCTCGTGGTCTCCGACGTGGTGATGCCGGAAATGGATGGCCCGACCCTTCTCGGCGAGCTGCGCGGACGGCAATCCGATCTGAAGGTCATCTTCGTGTCCGGCTATGCCGAAGATGCCTTCAAGAAGCACCTGCCGGAGGGCGAGGACTTCACCTTCCTGCCGAAGCCCTTCAGCCTCAAGCAGCTCATCGAGGCTGTGAAGGGCGCGATGGTCGGCCGCTGA
- a CDS encoding NAD(P)H-dependent glycerol-3-phosphate dehydrogenase: MTSERSTARKLDTIAVVGAGAWGTALAMTALRAGRSVRLWAREAEVVASIRENRENTLFLPGHHIPEAVSVDSDLAAVVVGADVVLIVVPSQFLRKTAEALRPHLTPGTPVVICAKGIERGSGLLLATVVEEALPGHALAVLSGPTFAGEVAAGMPTAITVASTDAAADPKASLAAAVAVALGTQAFRPYVSDDVVGVEVGGAVKNVLAIACGIATGLGFGANTRAALITRGLDEIKGLAEALGGRRDTVTGLSGIGDLTLTCSSEQSRNMRYGMGLATGRSASEIFGGRPVVVEGVENAQSVTDLARSLNVDMPICEAVRAVVLDGQPIADVMAALLTRPFRAEPHGMDLSLTHRPPDRNG; this comes from the coding sequence ATGACCTCGGAGCGTAGCACCGCGCGGAAACTCGACACGATCGCCGTGGTCGGGGCAGGGGCATGGGGTACCGCGCTCGCCATGACCGCGCTCCGCGCCGGACGATCCGTGCGCCTCTGGGCGCGTGAGGCGGAGGTCGTCGCGAGCATTCGCGAGAACCGTGAGAACACGCTCTTCCTGCCGGGCCATCACATCCCTGAGGCGGTTTCCGTGGACAGCGATCTCGCGGCCGTCGTTGTCGGCGCCGACGTCGTGCTCATCGTCGTGCCCTCGCAGTTTCTGCGCAAGACGGCCGAGGCGCTGCGTCCGCATCTTACGCCGGGGACGCCGGTCGTCATCTGCGCGAAGGGGATCGAGCGCGGCAGCGGGCTCCTGCTCGCCACAGTCGTCGAGGAAGCCTTGCCCGGCCATGCGCTCGCCGTGCTGTCGGGGCCAACCTTCGCGGGAGAAGTGGCGGCCGGCATGCCGACCGCGATAACGGTTGCCTCCACCGACGCGGCCGCTGATCCCAAGGCATCGCTCGCGGCGGCGGTCGCGGTCGCCCTCGGGACCCAGGCCTTCCGTCCCTATGTGTCCGACGATGTCGTGGGGGTGGAGGTCGGCGGCGCGGTGAAGAACGTGCTGGCGATAGCCTGCGGCATCGCCACCGGGCTCGGCTTTGGCGCGAATACGCGGGCGGCGCTGATCACGCGCGGGCTGGACGAGATCAAGGGACTGGCGGAAGCATTGGGGGGGCGCCGGGACACGGTGACGGGTCTGTCCGGCATCGGCGATCTCACCCTGACCTGTTCCAGCGAACAATCCCGCAACATGCGCTATGGCATGGGTCTCGCGACCGGGCGGTCGGCGAGCGAGATATTCGGCGGACGGCCGGTGGTGGTGGAGGGCGTCGAGAACGCCCAGTCCGTGACGGATCTGGCGCGCAGCCTGAATGTCGACATGCCCATCTGCGAGGCGGTGCGGGCCGTGGTGCTGGACGGGCAGCCCATTGCCGATGTCATGGCCGCCCTGCTGACACGTCCGTTCCGGGCCGAGCCCCATGGCATGGATCTCAGCCTCACGCATAGGCCACCCGACCGGAACGGCTGA
- the recA gene encoding recombinase RecA produces the protein MSQSSLRLVEGSSMDKSKALDAALSQIERAFGKGSIMRLGKSDKPIEIETVSTGSLGLDIALGVGGLPRGRIVEIYGPESSGKTTLALHTIAEAQKKGGVCGFIDAEHALDPVYARKLGVKLDDLLISQPDTGEQALEIADTLVRSGAIDVLVVDSVAALTPRAEIEGEMGDMQPGMQARLMSQALRKLTASISRSNTMVIFINQIRMKIGVMYGSPETTSGGNALKFYASVRLDIRRVGAIKDRDETIGNTTRVKVVKNKVAPPFKQVEFDIMYGEGVSKVGELIDLGVKGGIVEKSGAWFSYDSQRLGQGRENAKQFLRSNPDVADRIELAIRQNSGVLADRILENADPTAEDLDEGAA, from the coding sequence ATGTCCCAGTCCAGCCTGCGACTCGTGGAAGGCAGCTCCATGGATAAATCGAAAGCCCTTGACGCCGCGCTCTCGCAGATCGAGCGCGCTTTCGGCAAAGGCTCGATCATGCGTCTCGGCAAGAGCGACAAGCCGATTGAAATCGAGACGGTTTCGACGGGCTCGCTCGGTCTCGACATCGCCTTGGGCGTCGGCGGTCTGCCACGCGGGCGTATCGTCGAGATCTACGGGCCGGAATCATCGGGCAAGACGACGCTCGCGCTTCACACCATCGCCGAGGCGCAGAAGAAGGGCGGCGTTTGCGGCTTCATCGACGCCGAGCATGCGCTTGACCCCGTCTATGCCCGCAAGCTTGGCGTGAAGCTGGACGATCTGTTGATTTCCCAGCCCGATACCGGTGAGCAGGCGCTTGAGATCGCCGACACGCTGGTGCGTTCCGGAGCCATCGACGTTCTGGTGGTCGATTCGGTCGCGGCCCTGACGCCGCGCGCGGAGATCGAAGGCGAGATGGGCGATATGCAGCCCGGCATGCAGGCGCGCCTGATGAGCCAGGCGCTGCGCAAGCTGACGGCTTCCATATCGCGCTCCAACACCATGGTCATCTTCATCAACCAGATTCGTATGAAGATCGGCGTGATGTATGGCTCCCCGGAAACGACAAGCGGTGGCAACGCCCTGAAGTTCTATGCATCCGTCCGCCTTGATATTCGCCGGGTCGGCGCGATCAAGGATCGCGATGAGACGATCGGCAACACGACTCGCGTCAAGGTGGTGAAGAACAAGGTCGCGCCCCCCTTCAAGCAGGTCGAGTTCGACATCATGTATGGCGAAGGCGTGTCGAAGGTCGGCGAGCTGATCGACCTTGGCGTCAAGGGTGGCATCGTCGAGAAATCAGGCGCGTGGTTCTCCTATGACAGCCAGCGCCTCGGCCAGGGGCGCGAAAACGCCAAGCAGTTCCTGCGCAGCAATCCCGATGTGGCGGACCGCATCGAGCTCGCCATCCGGCAGAATTCCGGCGTGCTCGCCGATCGCATTCTTGAGAATGCCGACCCGACGGCTGAGGATCTGGACGAGGGGGCAGCCTGA
- the alaS gene encoding alanine--tRNA ligase, with protein sequence MSGVNEIRSSFLDYFAKSGHEVVPSSPLVPRNDPTLMFTNAGMVQFKNVFTGVETRPYKRATTSQKCVRAGGKHNDLDNVGYTARHHTFFEMLGNFSFGDYFKADAIELAWKLVTREFGLPEKKLLVTVFSEDDEAHGLWKKIAGLSDDKIIRIATSDNFWQMGDTGPCGPCSEIFYDHGDHIPGGPPGSPDEDGDRFIEIWNLVFMQYEQLAPGNRVVLPRPSIDTGMGLERVAAVLQGTHDNYATDLMRALVVAVANLTGVDPDGPQKASHRVIADHLRASAFLVADGVLPSNEGRGYVLRRIMRRAMRHAELLGAREPILWRLVPALVREMGQAYGELVRAEALVTETLRLEETRFRKTLERGLSILEDEARALKSGDKLSGEVAFTLYDTYGFPLDLTQDALRARDIGVDVDRFNAAMERQREKARAGWSGSGEAATETVWFGLRDRLGASEFLGYDTESAEGVITALLRDGAEVSQLEAGQEGYVVLNQTPFYGESGGQVGDTGSIAGVGLQADVLDTQKKLGDLFVHRVAVKTGALKVGLPVELTVDHRRRLAIRSNHSATHLLHEALRRVLGDHIAQKGSLVAPDRLRFDFSHPKPISEEELSAVETMANEILLGNSEVVTRLMGVDDAIASGARALFGEKYGDEVRVVSMGRASGDGQASQQAFSIELCGGTHVGRTGDIGLITVLSEGAVAAGVRRLEAVTGEAARRYLNDEAQQLKALAGLLKVPSADAFGRLEALMEERRKLERELAEARKQLATGGGGDEATKTVAGVTYMGRVLANTPAKELKGIVDDAKKRIGSGVVAFVSVAEDGRASLIVGVTADKVDTVNAVTLVKAGSAVLGGAGGGGRPDLAQAGGPDGARAAEALAAIEAAIAG encoded by the coding sequence ATGAGCGGCGTTAACGAGATCAGATCGAGCTTCCTCGACTATTTTGCCAAGAGCGGCCACGAGGTTGTGCCTTCGAGCCCGCTCGTGCCGCGGAATGACCCGACATTGATGTTCACCAACGCGGGCATGGTGCAGTTCAAGAACGTGTTCACGGGTGTGGAGACGCGGCCCTACAAGCGCGCGACCACATCGCAGAAATGCGTGCGCGCCGGCGGCAAGCACAACGATCTCGACAATGTCGGCTATACCGCGCGCCACCATACGTTCTTCGAGATGCTGGGGAATTTCTCCTTTGGCGATTACTTCAAGGCCGATGCCATCGAGCTCGCCTGGAAGCTCGTGACCCGGGAGTTCGGGCTGCCCGAGAAGAAGCTCCTGGTAACTGTCTTCTCCGAAGACGACGAGGCCCATGGGCTGTGGAAGAAGATCGCGGGTCTTTCGGACGACAAGATCATTCGCATCGCGACCTCTGACAATTTCTGGCAGATGGGCGATACCGGCCCCTGTGGCCCCTGTTCGGAGATCTTCTACGATCACGGGGACCATATCCCGGGTGGGCCTCCCGGCAGCCCCGATGAAGACGGCGATCGTTTCATCGAGATCTGGAATCTCGTCTTCATGCAGTATGAGCAGCTGGCGCCGGGCAATCGCGTCGTGCTGCCGCGGCCCTCTATCGACACGGGCATGGGCCTTGAGCGTGTCGCGGCCGTGCTGCAGGGCACCCATGACAACTACGCGACCGACCTCATGCGGGCGCTGGTGGTGGCCGTCGCCAATCTGACCGGCGTCGATCCAGACGGGCCGCAGAAGGCGAGCCATCGCGTCATCGCCGATCATCTCAGGGCCTCGGCCTTCCTCGTCGCCGACGGCGTGCTGCCCTCGAACGAGGGCCGGGGCTATGTGCTGCGGCGCATCATGCGCCGCGCCATGCGCCACGCCGAGCTGCTCGGCGCGCGCGAGCCGATCCTCTGGCGCCTCGTCCCGGCGCTCGTCCGCGAGATGGGACAGGCCTATGGCGAGCTGGTGCGGGCAGAGGCCCTCGTCACGGAGACCTTGCGGCTCGAGGAGACCCGCTTCCGGAAGACCCTGGAACGCGGTCTATCGATCCTTGAGGACGAGGCGCGGGCGCTGAAGTCCGGCGACAAGCTTTCAGGTGAGGTCGCCTTCACGCTTTACGACACCTACGGTTTTCCGCTGGATCTCACGCAGGATGCGCTGCGCGCGCGCGATATCGGCGTGGACGTCGATCGCTTCAACGCCGCTATGGAACGCCAGCGCGAGAAGGCGCGCGCGGGGTGGTCCGGGTCGGGTGAGGCCGCGACCGAGACGGTCTGGTTCGGCTTGCGTGACAGGCTCGGGGCGAGCGAATTCCTCGGCTATGACACGGAGAGCGCCGAAGGGGTGATTACCGCGCTTCTGCGCGATGGCGCCGAGGTCTCGCAGCTGGAGGCGGGGCAGGAGGGTTATGTCGTTCTGAACCAGACCCCGTTCTATGGCGAATCGGGCGGTCAGGTCGGCGATACCGGCTCGATCGCGGGCGTGGGTCTTCAGGCCGATGTGCTCGATACGCAGAAGAAGCTGGGCGATCTGTTCGTTCATCGCGTTGCGGTGAAGACCGGTGCGTTGAAGGTTGGGCTCCCGGTCGAGCTGACGGTCGATCATCGGCGCCGCCTGGCGATCCGCTCGAATCACAGCGCGACCCATCTCCTGCATGAGGCGCTGCGCCGGGTGCTGGGCGATCACATTGCCCAGAAGGGCTCGCTCGTTGCGCCAGACAGGCTGCGCTTCGACTTCAGCCATCCGAAGCCGATCTCCGAGGAGGAGTTGTCGGCCGTCGAGACCATGGCGAACGAGATCCTCCTCGGCAACAGCGAGGTGGTGACGCGCCTGATGGGTGTCGATGACGCGATCGCGTCCGGTGCGCGCGCGCTGTTCGGCGAGAAATACGGCGACGAGGTCCGCGTCGTTTCGATGGGCCGCGCGTCCGGTGACGGTCAGGCATCCCAGCAGGCTTTCTCGATCGAGCTCTGCGGCGGCACGCATGTCGGGCGCACAGGCGACATCGGGCTCATCACCGTGCTGTCCGAAGGGGCGGTCGCCGCGGGCGTGCGCCGTCTCGAGGCGGTGACCGGTGAAGCGGCGCGACGTTACCTCAACGACGAGGCCCAGCAGCTGAAGGCTCTGGCGGGCTTGCTCAAGGTGCCGTCGGCGGATGCGTTCGGACGGCTCGAGGCCCTGATGGAGGAGCGCCGCAAGCTGGAACGTGAGCTTGCCGAGGCCCGCAAGCAGCTGGCGACAGGCGGTGGCGGCGACGAAGCGACCAAGACGGTCGCGGGTGTCACCTATATGGGCCGTGTTCTCGCCAACACGCCCGCCAAGGAGCTGAAGGGCATCGTCGATGATGCCAAGAAGCGGATCGGCAGCGGTGTCGTGGCCTTTGTCAGCGTGGCTGAGGACGGCCGCGCCAGCCTGATCGTGGGCGTGACGGCGGACAAGGTCGATACCGTCAACGCGGTAACCCTGGTCAAGGCGGGCTCTGCCGTTCTCGGTGGCGCCGGCGGTGGCGGCCGACCAGACCTCGCCCAGGCCGGTGGTCCGGATGGCGCGCGTGCGGCTGAGGCCCTCGCCGCGATCGAGGCCGCGATAGCTGGCTAG
- a CDS encoding YadA-like family protein has translation MRVIDINCHLRGITAHTSSAGALAGPAQRHSDEYHIANQRTNSQTTLGFLGIGIPVAVIGIVSALNPAHAQSGATPYYSANDGGTPQTNSDGKGAIGKFSIAAGAGTVATSELSSALGYSVTVNGAKASAFGANSTADGAETAAFGYKSKAFAASATALGALTEATGLAATAVGANSSAAGEAATSVGFMAKATGFRANAVGTFSEASGAGALALGTDANASIDNSVALGAASITNGTQTATSAGTTTYASATIAGQTYGYAAGAAVGVVSVGSAGAERRIQNVAAGLVTATSTDAINGSQLYAGISNLQVQINNLTNTGGGSSGGGSGGDPGLSQQVGQNTADIAGLQGRMDRITTDMNTGFATLRSEMTKKEKLANAGIASAAAIGMIRYDDRPGKFSTGSAITSHRRQAAISVGAGYTSESGNWRFSAAGAFSPTNWKAEATVGASATYTWN, from the coding sequence ATGAGAGTAATTGATATTAATTGCCATCTCAGGGGAATTACCGCTCACACATCGAGCGCCGGCGCTTTAGCTGGCCCTGCACAGCGGCACAGCGACGAATATCACATCGCAAACCAGCGCACGAATAGCCAGACCACGCTGGGATTTCTCGGGATAGGAATTCCGGTAGCCGTCATCGGCATAGTCAGCGCGCTGAACCCGGCTCACGCGCAGTCGGGGGCGACGCCCTACTACAGCGCTAATGATGGTGGAACGCCGCAGACAAATTCAGACGGCAAAGGCGCGATTGGCAAGTTCTCAATCGCTGCTGGCGCTGGCACGGTGGCCACAAGTGAGCTTTCATCAGCCTTGGGTTATTCAGTAACGGTCAATGGAGCCAAAGCAAGTGCCTTTGGCGCCAATAGTACAGCCGATGGCGCGGAGACAGCGGCCTTCGGCTATAAGTCGAAAGCATTTGCTGCGTCGGCGACAGCGTTAGGCGCTTTGACCGAAGCTACCGGGCTTGCCGCAACCGCGGTCGGGGCTAACAGCAGCGCAGCCGGAGAGGCGGCAACCTCCGTCGGTTTCATGGCGAAAGCCACAGGCTTTCGCGCCAACGCCGTTGGCACGTTCAGCGAAGCGAGCGGAGCCGGGGCCTTGGCCCTTGGTACAGATGCCAATGCGAGTATCGACAACTCCGTCGCGCTTGGCGCGGCGTCAATTACGAATGGGACGCAAACCGCGACAAGCGCGGGCACGACAACCTACGCCTCCGCCACCATCGCCGGACAAACCTACGGCTATGCCGCCGGCGCGGCGGTTGGCGTCGTCAGCGTCGGCAGCGCCGGCGCCGAGCGGCGCATCCAGAACGTGGCGGCGGGCCTCGTGACAGCAACGTCAACCGACGCGATCAACGGCTCGCAACTCTACGCCGGCATCAGCAACCTGCAGGTGCAGATCAACAATCTGACCAATACCGGCGGTGGCAGCAGTGGCGGTGGTAGCGGCGGCGACCCTGGCCTGTCACAGCAGGTCGGTCAGAACACAGCCGATATCGCGGGTCTCCAGGGTCGGATGGACCGGATAACCACCGATATGAATACGGGTTTCGCAACGTTGCGAAGCGAGATGACCAAAAAGGAAAAGCTCGCGAATGCCGGCATTGCCTCAGCGGCAGCGATCGGCATGATCCGCTACGACGACAGGCCGGGCAAGTTCTCGACGGGCTCGGCCATCACAAGTCATCGCCGCCAGGCCGCGATCTCGGTTGGCGCAGGCTACACCTCGGAAAGCGGCAACTGGCGCTTCTCGGCGGCGGGCGCGTTCTCCCCGACCAATTGGAAGGCAGAGGCGACGGTCGGCGCCAGCGCCACCTATACCTGGAACTGA
- a CDS encoding response regulator yields the protein MLQTGKDAPQHDAEALRILLVEDQPVVRLTTSDMLSDLGHIVEEAADAQSAIAYVETGAPIDVLITDIGLPDISGTTLAEECRRHLPGLSVIFVSGTDAGRLDAILEDRQYRFLEKPFRTRDLERMLVEIASS from the coding sequence ATGCTTCAGACGGGCAAGGATGCGCCCCAGCACGACGCAGAAGCCCTCCGCATCCTCCTCGTGGAGGATCAGCCTGTGGTTCGCCTCACGACGAGCGACATGCTCAGCGACCTCGGCCATATCGTCGAGGAGGCGGCCGACGCGCAATCTGCGATCGCCTATGTTGAAACCGGCGCGCCTATCGACGTCTTGATCACTGACATTGGCCTGCCGGATATCAGCGGCACGACACTCGCTGAAGAATGCCGACGGCACCTGCCCGGTCTTAGCGTCATCTTCGTGAGTGGCACTGATGCTGGACGTTTGGACGCCATCCTCGAAGACCGGCAATATCGCTTTCTCGAAAAGCCATTCCGGACCCGCGATCTCGAACGCATGCTGGTCGAGATCGCCAGCTCATAG
- a CDS encoding NADP-dependent isocitrate dehydrogenase codes for MAKIKVANPVVELDGDEMTRIIWQLIKDKLIHPYLDIDLKYYDLGVEHRDATNDQVTVDAAEAIKRYGVGVKCATITPDEARVKEFNLKDMWKSPNGTIRNILGGVIFREPIICKNVPRLVPGWTQPFVIGRHAYGDQYRATDFKVPGKGRLTIKFEGEDGTVIEKEVFKFPGAGVAMSMYNLDESIRDFARASFNYGLARKYPVYLSTKNTILKAYDGRFKDLFQEVFDTEFKAQFDTLGLTYEHRLIDDMVASCLKWSGGYVWACKNYDGDVQSDTAAQGFGSLGLMTSVLMTPDGQTVEAEAAHGTVTRHYREHQKGKETSTNSMASIFAWTRGLLHRAKLDDNADLKRFAETLEKVCVDTVEAGHMTKDLALLVGADQKWLSTTGFLDKIDENLQKAMKA; via the coding sequence ATGGCTAAGATCAAGGTGGCGAACCCGGTCGTCGAGCTCGACGGCGACGAGATGACCCGGATCATCTGGCAGCTTATCAAGGACAAGCTGATCCACCCCTATCTCGACATTGATCTGAAATACTACGACCTCGGTGTCGAGCATCGCGATGCCACCAACGATCAGGTCACGGTGGATGCGGCTGAGGCCATCAAGCGCTACGGCGTCGGCGTGAAATGCGCCACGATCACGCCTGATGAAGCCCGCGTGAAGGAGTTCAACCTCAAGGACATGTGGAAGTCGCCGAACGGCACCATCCGCAATATCCTTGGCGGCGTCATCTTCCGTGAGCCGATCATCTGCAAGAACGTGCCTCGCCTGGTCCCCGGCTGGACGCAGCCCTTCGTCATCGGCCGCCACGCCTACGGCGACCAGTACCGCGCCACGGACTTCAAGGTGCCCGGCAAGGGCCGCCTGACCATCAAGTTCGAGGGCGAGGACGGCACGGTCATCGAGAAGGAAGTCTTCAAGTTCCCCGGCGCCGGCGTCGCCATGTCGATGTACAATCTCGACGAGTCGATCCGCGATTTCGCCCGCGCATCGTTCAACTACGGCCTGGCGCGCAAGTACCCGGTCTATCTGTCCACCAAGAACACCATCCTGAAGGCCTATGACGGCCGCTTCAAGGACCTCTTCCAGGAGGTGTTCGACACCGAGTTCAAGGCGCAGTTCGACACGCTCGGCCTCACCTACGAACACCGCCTCATCGACGACATGGTGGCCTCCTGCCTCAAGTGGTCCGGCGGCTATGTCTGGGCCTGCAAGAACTATGACGGCGATGTGCAGTCCGACACCGCCGCCCAGGGCTTCGGTTCGCTCGGCCTGATGACATCAGTCCTGATGACGCCGGATGGCCAGACCGTGGAGGCCGAAGCCGCCCACGGCACCGTGACCCGCCATTACCGCGAGCATCAGAAGGGCAAGGAGACCTCGACGAACTCCATGGCCTCGATCTTCGCCTGGACCCGCGGCCTGCTCCATCGCGCCAAGCTCGACGACAATGCCGATCTCAAGCGCTTCGCGGAAACGCTTGAGAAGGTCTGCGTCGACACGGTCGAGGCGGGCCACATGACCAAGGATCTCGCCCTCCTCGTCGGCGCCGACCAGAAGTGGCTCTCCACCACCGGCTTCCTCGACAAGATCGACGAGAACCTGCAGAAGGCCATGAAGGCCTGA